A region from the Salvelinus sp. IW2-2015 linkage group LG21, ASM291031v2, whole genome shotgun sequence genome encodes:
- the LOC111982247 gene encoding UPF0450 protein C17orf58 homolog, which yields MTVIILLLLLLAFTFSEAEDNELFSVISTPPEKGQSVLPGQNQSTRLGAKDPSLPINELLEKGIKAGDSKYALQPLPSGVWPKHSDPRPGPHNKSKKGPKNDRLIEHNSEKNRGEASLVLPKMPLTAATNRTQKVNVDPHRDPHTNFNNPPQSDPDSHPNSRPRGHPHSAPSPRRDPSTRKLDPEENRPGGKSSLYQSGGANRNNSRSSVLINRRSSSLLYHFDILKRESDFTHEAVCMSECRKEKEEREHYCYSEFAVNGVVHDIDVVRKGIRLITLMVSSDGFYKMSRLYVTPDSFFLKVRLLVLDTYKCSKPCPDIKLGSRYIVMGQIYHRRRHLPNDLLALLGGKLKPGDGLLRSNNYVKRFNKRRHQKALEATRSKCR from the exons ATGACAGTGATTATTCTACTCCTGCTGTTACTTGCGTTTACTTTTTCTGAAGCGGAGGACAATG AGCTGTTCTCCGTGATCAGCACCCCCCCTGAGAAGGGCCAGAGTGTTTTACCTGGCCAGAACCAGAGCACAAGGCTAGGGGCCAAagacccctctctccccatcaacGAGCTCCTGGAAAAGGGCATCAAAGCCGGGGACTCCAAGTACGCCCTCCARCCCCTTCCCTCGGGGGTTTGGCCCAAGCACAGTGACCCTCGCCCCGGCCCCCACAACAAGAGCAAGAAGGGCCCTAAAAATGACCGCCTGATTGAGCACAACAGCGAGAAGAACCGCGGTGAGGCGAGTCTAGTGCTTCCCAAAATGCCACTGACCGCTGCCACCAACCGCACACAGAAAGTAAACGTGGACCCTCACCGGGACCCCCACACCAACTTCAACAACCCCCCACAGAGTGACCCGGACAGTCACCCCAACTCCAGACCCAGGGGCCACCCTCACTCGGCCCCCTCCCCTCGCAGGGACCCCTCAACCAGAAAGCTGGACCCGGAGGAGAACCGCCCTGGGGGGAAGTCCAGTCTGTACCAGTCCGGCGGCGCCAACCGGAATAACAGCCGCTCATCTGTGCTCATCAACCGTCGCTCCTCCAGCCTGCTCTACCACTTCGACATTCTGAAACGAG AGTCTGACTTCACTCACGAGGCCGTCTGCATGAGTGAGtgcaggaaggagaaggaggagagagagcactaCTGCTACAGTGAatttg CCGTCAATGGGGTCGTTCACGACATAGACGTGGTGCGTAAGGGGATTAGACTCATCACACTGATGGTGAGCAGCGATGGCTTCTACAAGATGAGCCGTCTCTACGTCACTCCAGACAGCTTCTTTCTCAAAGTGCGTCTCCTTGTCCTGGACACCTACAAATGTAGCAAGCCTTGTCCTGACATCAAACTAG GTAGCCGGTACATTGTAATGGGTCAGATCTACCACCGGAGGCGCCACCTCCCCAACGACCTCCTGGCCCTGTTGGGGGGAAAACTGAAGCCAGGGGACGGCCTCCTGCGTAGCAACAACTACGTCAAGCGCTTCAACAAGAGGAGACACCAGAAAGCCCTGGAGGCCACCCGCTCCAAGTGTAGGTAA
- the LOC111982426 gene encoding UPF0450 protein C17orf58 homolog, with protein MTVIILLLLLLAFTFSEAEDNELFSVISTPPEKGQSVLPGQNQSTRLGAKDPSLPINELLEKGIKAGDSKYALHPLPSGVWPKHSDPRPGPHNKSKKGPKNDRLIEHNSEKNRGEASLVLPKMPLTAATNRTQKVNVDPHRDPHTNFNNPPQSDPDSHPNSRPRGHPHSAPSPRRDPSTRKLDPEENRPGGKSSLYQSGGANRNNSRSSVLLNRRSSSLLYHFDILKRESDFTHEAVCMSECRKEKEEREHYCYSEFAVNGVVHDIDVVRKGIRLITLMVSSDGFYKMSRLYVTPDSFFLKVRLLVLDTYKCSKPCPDIKLGSRYIVMGQIYHRRRHLPNDLLALLGGKLKPGDGLLRSNNYVKRFNKRRHQKALEATRSKCR; from the exons AGCTGTTCTCCGTGATCAGCACCCCCCCTGAGAAGGGCCAGAGTGTTTTACCTGGCCAGAACCAGAGCACAAGGCTAGGGGCCAAagacccctctctccccatcaacGAGCTCCTGGAAAAGGGCATCAAAGCCGGGGACTCCAAGTACGCCCTCCAYCCCCTTCCCTCGGGGGTTTGGCCCAAGCACAGTGACCCTCGCCCCGGCCCCCACAACAAGAGCAAGAAGGGCCCTAAAAATGACCGCCTGATTGAGCACAACAGCGAGAAGAACCGCGGTGAGGCGAGTCTAGTGCTTCCCAAAATGCCACTGACCGCTGCCACCAACCGCACACAGAAAGTAAACGTGGACCCTCACCGGGACCCCCACACCAACTTCAACAACCCCCCACAGAGTGACCCGGACAGTCACCCCAACTCCAGACCCAGGGGCCACCCTCACTCGGCCCCCTCCCCTCGCAGGGACCCCTCAACCAGAAAGCTGGACCCGGAGGAGAACCGCCCTGGAGGGAAGTCCAGTCTGTACCAGTCCGGCGGCGCCAACCGGAATAACAGCCGCTCATCTGTGCTCCTCAACCGTCGCTCCTCCAGCCTGCTCTACCACTTCGACATCCTGAAACGAG AGTCTGACTTCACTCACGAGGCCGTCTGCATGAGTGAGtgcaggaaggagaaggaggagagagagcactaCTGCTACAGTGAatttg CCGTCAATGGGGTCGTTCACGACATAGACGTGGTGCGTAAGGGGATTAGACTCATCACACTGATGGTGAGCAGCGATGGCTTCTACAAGATGAGCCGTCTCTACGTCACTCCAGACAGCTTCTTTCTCAAAGTGCGTCTCCTTGTCCTGGACACCTACAAATGTAGCAAGCCTTGTCCTGACATCAAACTAG GTAGCCGGTACATTGTAATGGGTCAGATCTACCACCGGAGGCGCCACCTCCCCAACGACCTCCTGGCCCTGTTGGGGGGAAAACTGAAGCCAGGGGACGGCCTCCTGCGTAGCAACAACTACGTCAAGCGCTTCAACAAGAGGAGACACCAGAAAGCCCTGGAGGCCACCCGCTCCAAGTGTAGGTAA